In Xyrauchen texanus isolate HMW12.3.18 chromosome 14, RBS_HiC_50CHRs, whole genome shotgun sequence, the following are encoded in one genomic region:
- the LOC127655334 gene encoding prostaglandin F2 receptor negative regulator-like yields MDKRTGQFQPFILLIALVVFCESRVVKVPVGPLVHVEGQAVSIRCDVSEYEGPRDQEFEWSKLLAGEQQLQLISTFDSAYTDLSVKDRVENSDISYRKLGDAAVELKFKKVRATDSGVYRCSTPSTDSVISGNYNANVELKVIGDNLKVATAIPKPTVFEGESVELYCNATRGFTEHTFLSVTWSIRKGKNPLEEILAFGPDDKIVVGNNYIQQYSDSGLQLDLRGGGFYGLVLKGAKPTDQGEYTCTAREWVRQGEEGRIWQKILERTEEMGKVVVTPTAQSLVVAVEKNTTLNVEDTLNLTCKVSANGLPNFSLEVMWMVKSVDGSGSPRVLIHIGRDGLLQNGSESVGVSRINAGNLRLLLHKVEVSDSGLYSCLVKAWLPQGNRGWYQAAEKISDPVQVLVTHLEPQFKVTLEAPLTPLFTSDPTELRCQVTDLLNLQDGRLGVSWSYSSNTPGDVSQKKSPIASLNEDGALMAGSEYQQRLERGDIAVSRREPNIFILRVLQTRDADMGSYFCTVTAWTPARQGGWKKAKDVQSTPVIVQWSPKISVLRVAAHRVREASTGGSTFEMSCQVTGQNLQNPGYSVLIRFEETLGGKSRKVLSLSPDSVLQLEEWSEPSRIDSVVLEKTGQLEYRFRLYGAQFSDRGFYYCDVTAWTRDQSQDWIKAVSAESNKIKIAFADTGPVFNISIHSGANKVLPGETVKMKCIMSTLGTTPNNGDVAFDVRWFQRPQWAVDNGGITPLISMDRLGVVKKTVSNDSTQCSLERTDLQTFVLSVHKTQDRDVGEYYCTATPWLLSPATGAWTKGQDLTSAGVLLSVKIELWESLKMPVGYGVVAAVIAGLLSVLLGLAVAHCCFSKNPMHTPRPRNQKLPKLMDLEMD; encoded by the exons ATGGACAAAAGGACGGGACAGTTTCAGCCTTTCATTTTATTAATCGCGCTTG TGGTGTTCTGTGAGAGTCGTGTGGTGAAGGTTCCAGTTGGTCCACTGGTGCATGTCGAGGGGCAGGCTGTGTCCATTCGCTGTGATGTATCTGAGTATGAGGGACCCAGAGATCAGGAATTCGAGTGGTCTAAGTTGCTCGCTGGTGAACAGCAGCTCCAGCTTATCTCCACATTTGATAGCGCTTACACGGACCTTTCAGTGAAGGACCGGGTCGAAAACAGTGATATCAGTTATAGAAAGCTCGGGGATGCAGCTGTGGAACTAAAGTTCAAGAAGGTCAGAGCAACAGACAGTGGCGTTTATCGTTGCAGTACACCGAGCACGGATTCGGTCATCAGTGGGAACTACAATGCCAATGTAGAGCTCAAAG TGATTGGGGACAATCTGAAGGTGGCTACAGCCATTCCCAAGCCAACGGTTTTTGAGGGAGAATCAGTGGAGCTTTACTGCAACGCTACCCGAGGCTTTACAGAGCACACCTTCCTCTCAGTCACCTGGTCTATAAGAAAAGGGAAGAACCCATTAGAGGAAATCTTGGCATTTGGACCAGATGATAAGATCGTCGTTGGGAACAACTACATCCAGCAATACTCAGACAGTGGGCTTCAGCTGGACCTTCGTGGAGGGGGCTTTTATGGACTGGTCCTGAAAGGAGCAAAGCCAACAGATCAAGGAGAATACACATGTACGGCCCGGGAGTGGGTGAGGCAGGGTGAAGAAGGAAGAATCTGGCAGAAGATTCTAGAAAGGACTGAGGAAATGGGAAAGGTTGTAGTTACACCAACAG CCCAGTCTCTGGTGGTTGCCGTGGAGAAGAACACTACACTCAATGTGGAGGACACCCTGAATCTGACCTGCAAAGTGTCTGCTAATGGCCTACCCAATTTCAGTCTGGAAGTGATGTGGATGGTCAAATCGGTCGATGGCTCAGGCAGCCCGCGTGTTCTGATCCATATAGGACGTGATGGGCTCTTACAGAATGGGTCAGAATCTGTGGGTGTGAGCAGAATCAATGCAGGAAACCTCAGACTACTCCTTCACAAAGTAGAGGTCTCGGATTCTGGATTGTACTCTTGCCTTGTCAAGGCTTGGCTTCCACAGGGCAATAGAGGATGGTACCAGGCAGCAGAGAAAATATCTGACCCAGTTCAAGTTCTTGTGACCCATCTAG AGCCACAGTTTAAGGTGACCCTAGAAGCCCCTCTGACCCCTCTGTTTACCAGTGACCCCACTGAACTACGCTGTCAGGTGACCGATCTCCTCAACCTCCAAGATGGCCGCCTGGGCGTGTCCTGGTCTTACTCCTCTAATACACCTGGAGATGTGTCTCAGAAGAAGAGCCCGATAGCCTCCCTCAATGAGGATGGAGCACTGATGGCAGGCAGTGAGTACCAGCAGAGGCTGGAGAGAGGAGACATAGCAGTGTCCAGGAGAGAACCCAACATCTTCATTCTGCGAGTGCTACAGACTCGAGACGCAGACATGGGCTCTTATTTTTGCACCGTGACTGCGTGGACTCCTGCACGGCAAGGTGGATGGAAAAAAGCGAAGGATGTCCAGTCAACTCCTGTGATTGTTCAGTGGTCACCAAAGA tatCGGTTTTGCGCGTAGCAGCGCATCGCGTGAGAGAAGCTTCCACCGGTGGATCAACATTTGAGATGAGCTGCCAGGTGACTGGTCAGAACCTGCAGAATCCTGGTTACTCTGTGCTCATCCGCTTTGAGGAGACTTTGGGAGGAAAGTCACGCAAAGTTTTATCACTTAGTCCGGACTCAGTCCTACAGCTAGAGGAGTGGAGCGAGCCGAGCCGAATTGACAGTGTGGTTCTGGAGAAGACCGGGCAGCTAGAGTACCGCTTCCGTTTGTATGGGGCGCAGTTCTCGGATCGTGGGTTCTATTATTGCGATGTAACTGCCTGGACACGTGACCAGAGCCAAGACTGGATCAAAGCCGTCAGTGCGGAATCCAACAAGATCAAGATTGCCTTTGCAGACACAG GTCCAGTATTCAACATATCCATCCATTCAGGTGCCAATAAGGTGTTACCTGGAGAGACCGTCAAAATGAAGTGCATCATGTCAACGCTGGGCACCACTCCGAACAATG GTGATGTGGCATTTGATGTGCGCTGGTTCCAACGTCCACAGTGGGCTGTAGATAATGGAGGCATCACACCTCTCATCAGTATGGACCGCTTGGGTGTGGTGAAGAAGACTGTCTCGAATGACAGCACTCAGTGCAGTCTGGAGCGCACGGACCTGCAGACGTTTGTCCTTAGTGTGCACAAGACACAGGACAGGGATGTGGGAGAATACTACTGTACCGCCACACCTTGGCTCCTGTCCCCTGCTACCGGAGCCTGGACCAAGGGACAGGACCTCACCTCTGCTGGTGTGCTTCTCTCTG